In Sodalis ligni, a single genomic region encodes these proteins:
- the fliT gene encoding flagellar protein FliT, with protein MSGINPLYMSISFRIAMMDACPSLLAHYQQILVLSENMLLMARQSEWDTLVYIEEKYVHAVAKISELNASQENSLPGVIQDKIALLLRQLLKNETEVNELLQARLNQLRDLIGQSNRQQTVNSTYHKFSDRASMLPGEIKNNRMKNGLITPASRQDTRYMQDTVSNAMPGYPAGMLLRTITGGICR; from the coding sequence ATGAGCGGGATTAACCCACTGTATATGTCAATATCTTTTAGGATAGCCATGATGGATGCTTGCCCTTCCCTTTTAGCCCATTATCAACAAATTCTTGTTTTAAGTGAAAATATGCTGCTAATGGCTCGTCAGTCAGAATGGGATACCTTGGTCTATATTGAAGAAAAATATGTTCATGCCGTGGCGAAGATCTCAGAGCTGAATGCCAGTCAGGAAAATAGTCTGCCTGGCGTCATCCAGGATAAAATTGCCCTGCTGCTGCGCCAGTTGCTAAAGAACGAAACGGAAGTTAACGAACTGCTGCAGGCACGCTTAAATCAGCTAAGGGACCTTATCGGGCAATCGAACCGTCAGCAAACGGTTAATTCGACGTACCACAAGTTTTCAGATCGCGCATCTATGCTGCCGGGCGAAATAAAAAATAACCGCATGAAAAACGGGTTAATTACACCTGCCTCCCGTCAAGACACAAGATATATGCAAGATACTGTATCAAACGCGATGCCCGGATATCCCGCCGGCATGCTGCTAAGGACGATTACCGGTGGAATATGCCGGTAA
- a CDS encoding CsbD family protein, whose translation MFDKAKNKVEETAGKGQEALGKATGDSAMTLEGKVRKQTAQACYSVNDCIDSIKAKTSEDPIPALLIAGGVGFLLAKIFRTRHH comes from the coding sequence ATGTTCGATAAAGCCAAAAATAAAGTGGAAGAAACGGCGGGTAAAGGCCAGGAAGCACTGGGCAAGGCCACCGGCGACAGCGCTATGACGCTGGAAGGAAAAGTGCGTAAACAGACGGCGCAGGCTTGCTACAGCGTTAATGATTGCATTGATTCCATTAAAGCAAAAACCTCCGAGGATCCGATACCGGCGCTGTTGATTGCCGGCGGCGTGGGTTTCTTGCTGGCAAAAATTTTCCGGACTCGCCATCACTAA